In one window of Shewanella goraebulensis DNA:
- a CDS encoding permease: MFDSNFINMDMLKETLDMFMFLAVELTILFLAISYFVGVLQLYIPPAKIQSILSSKGGRGYIVAGFLGAITPFCSCSTIPFLKGLLRAKAGFGTMMVFLFASPLLNPIIIGLFAVTFGLKVTLFYFVMAMGVSVIAGYTLEKLGFEKYVKPEAYIAPESKGCGSGCGGKAKEVSKWRKVWNSTWADFKTVLPYLLGGIAIGSLIYGFMPTEFVASFASEDNPLAIPVAAVIGIPLYIRAEAVIPLSAALAAKGMGLGAVMALIIGSAGASLTEVILLKSIFKNQMIAAFLVVIISMAIAAGFLYQFIF; the protein is encoded by the coding sequence ATGTTTGATTCCAACTTCATTAATATGGATATGCTCAAAGAAACGCTCGACATGTTTATGTTCTTAGCAGTTGAGCTGACCATCTTATTTTTGGCGATTAGTTATTTTGTGGGAGTATTACAGCTATACATTCCACCGGCAAAAATTCAAAGTATTTTGAGCAGTAAAGGCGGCCGTGGTTACATTGTTGCTGGTTTTTTAGGCGCAATAACCCCATTCTGTTCTTGCTCGACCATCCCTTTTTTAAAAGGACTATTAAGAGCAAAAGCAGGGTTTGGCACCATGATGGTGTTCTTGTTTGCTAGCCCTTTGCTAAACCCAATTATCATTGGTTTATTTGCTGTGACATTCGGTCTTAAAGTGACGTTATTTTACTTTGTTATGGCAATGGGCGTATCAGTTATTGCGGGTTACACCCTTGAAAAACTTGGGTTTGAAAAATATGTAAAACCTGAAGCCTATATCGCCCCTGAGTCAAAAGGTTGCGGTAGTGGATGTGGTGGTAAAGCTAAAGAAGTCAGCAAATGGCGTAAAGTGTGGAACAGCACATGGGCAGATTTTAAAACGGTTTTACCTTACTTATTAGGCGGTATTGCAATTGGTTCATTAATTTACGGCTTTATGCCAACGGAGTTTGTGGCCAGTTTTGCTAGCGAAGATAACCCATTAGCTATTCCGGTTGCTGCGGTTATTGGTATTCCTTTGTATATCCGAGCTGAAGCGGTGATCCCATTAAGCGCTGCGTTAGCTGCAAAAGGGATGGGACTAGGTGCGGTCATGGCGCTGATTATTGGTAGTGCTGGTGCCAGTTTAACTGAAGTCATCTTGCTTAAATCGATATTTAAAAATCAAATGATTGCGGCGTTTTTAGTGGTCATTATATCAATGGCGATTGCAGCAGGTTTCTTATACCAGTTTATTTTCTAA
- a CDS encoding ArsR/SmtB family transcription factor: MEIETIAKALKELGHPTRLTIYNKVVRAGYQGVAVGALQESLAIPGSTLSHHISSLASAGLISQRREGRTLYCVAEFEQLESVISFLQNECCADEECTPKAAS; this comes from the coding sequence ATGGAAATTGAAACTATCGCTAAGGCATTGAAAGAACTCGGACATCCGACAAGACTAACCATTTATAATAAAGTGGTACGTGCGGGTTATCAGGGAGTAGCGGTCGGTGCTCTACAAGAAAGTTTAGCGATTCCTGGTTCAACGTTATCTCACCACATATCAAGTTTGGCTTCTGCTGGACTGATTTCCCAGCGTCGTGAAGGTCGCACCTTATACTGCGTGGCTGAGTTTGAACAACTTGAATCTGTGATTAGTTTTTTACAGAATGAATGCTGCGCTGACGAGGAATGCACTCCAAAGGCGGCATCTTGA
- the hutZ gene encoding heme utilization protein HutZ gives MSTEKEQRLREKLLPEIEEFKAQRSTLQLATQDADGIPNASYAPFALADDGFYILVSELARHGTNLKASDKLSVMLVEDESESKSVFARKRLTFDATAEIVARDTDTFTKGVAALSTRFGEMIDNLAALKDFNLFKLNPHHGLYVKGFGQAFSLSGAELLDVDWKRDGHHGTPKQVAVEA, from the coding sequence ATGTCGACAGAAAAAGAGCAACGTTTACGAGAAAAGCTACTCCCAGAAATTGAAGAATTTAAAGCCCAGCGTTCAACATTACAGCTTGCTACCCAAGATGCTGACGGCATACCTAATGCCAGTTACGCGCCTTTTGCTCTAGCTGATGACGGCTTTTATATTCTAGTGAGTGAGCTGGCTCGCCATGGCACCAACTTAAAAGCCTCTGACAAGCTATCTGTTATGTTAGTTGAAGATGAGTCTGAGTCGAAAAGCGTGTTTGCCCGTAAACGATTAACTTTTGATGCGACAGCCGAAATAGTTGCAAGAGATACCGATACATTTACCAAAGGCGTAGCGGCATTATCGACTCGTTTTGGTGAAATGATTGATAACTTAGCAGCATTAAAAGACTTCAATCTATTTAAACTTAATCCACATCACGGCTTATACGTTAAAGGCTTCGGACAAGCATTTAGCTTATCTGGTGCTGAGTTGTTAGATGTAGATTGGAAGCGCGATGGCCACCACGGTACCCCTAAGCAAGTGGCAGTCGAAGCGTAA
- a CDS encoding DUF2937 family protein, translated as MKSIMEYLRLILFVSGVLLGVQVPAFVDQYGQRLHAHSQEAKLSLAEFQRDADRFFGGDIQQLIAHYQQNPDQVINAGGDSIEAIYQRYQLLNVALIQFNQTDFSGFKQVAFEPMEDIRQEVWHHFSHTIMLDTRAISIGLLLGLLLSLACELCLVGCGKGCKHAYRAIKPKAKTNPESKA; from the coding sequence ATGAAGTCGATAATGGAGTATTTACGACTTATTTTGTTTGTTAGTGGCGTATTACTGGGTGTGCAAGTGCCTGCATTTGTTGACCAATATGGTCAGCGACTTCATGCACACTCTCAAGAAGCCAAACTCAGTTTGGCTGAGTTTCAGCGCGATGCAGACCGTTTCTTTGGTGGTGATATTCAACAGTTGATTGCCCATTATCAACAAAATCCTGATCAAGTGATTAATGCTGGTGGTGACAGTATTGAAGCCATATATCAGCGGTATCAGCTACTTAATGTTGCGCTAATCCAGTTTAACCAAACTGACTTTAGTGGTTTTAAGCAAGTGGCATTTGAGCCTATGGAAGATATTCGCCAAGAGGTTTGGCACCACTTTAGTCATACGATCATGCTTGATACACGAGCGATCAGCATAGGGTTATTATTGGGATTGTTATTGTCGTTAGCCTGCGAATTGTGCCTAGTCGGTTGTGGCAAAGGCTGTAAGCATGCTTATAGAGCCATTAAGCCTAAAGCTAAAACTAATCCTGAATCTAAAGCTTAA
- a CDS encoding peroxiredoxin encodes MIQQGQTLPTGTLSELTLDGMLNHDVSELFANKKVVLFAVPGAFTPTCSESHLPGFVVFADQLKAKGVDLIACVSVNDAFVMKAWGAAQNASELTMLADGDASFTKALGLDMDTAGFGGVRSQRYAMVVDNGVVTTLNVEAPKSFEVSTAEAILATL; translated from the coding sequence ATGATTCAACAAGGACAAACCTTACCTACTGGTACATTATCTGAACTCACTCTTGACGGTATGCTAAATCACGATGTAAGTGAATTATTTGCCAATAAGAAGGTTGTGTTATTTGCAGTACCGGGCGCCTTTACGCCAACCTGTTCAGAGTCGCATTTACCGGGCTTTGTAGTCTTCGCTGATCAACTTAAAGCTAAAGGCGTGGATTTAATTGCCTGTGTTTCGGTTAATGATGCCTTTGTTATGAAAGCATGGGGCGCGGCGCAAAATGCATCTGAGCTGACTATGCTTGCTGATGGTGATGCGAGTTTCACTAAGGCATTAGGCTTAGATATGGATACCGCTGGGTTTGGTGGCGTTCGCTCGCAACGTTATGCCATGGTTGTCGATAACGGCGTAGTGACTACGCTAAATGTTGAAGCGCCAAAATCTTTTGAAGTCAGTACTGCTGAAGCTATTTTAGCCACGCTATAA
- a CDS encoding LysR family transcriptional regulator, protein MLTRSDDLEILLTVVDSGGFSAAAEALDIQVAKVSRSVTRIEQQLGVTILNRTTRRVDLTDEGRQFIDSVRLGLQCLNQAEHDLICRGDLPKGRLRVNAASPFVFHQLVPLIHEFKACYPDIDLEITSNEGFVDLLEKHTDVAIRIGELVDSTMHARLLGNSILYLVATPEYIRQRGAPKQVCELNYHDLVGFSEPKNLNQWPLKGGFTAKPSMRCSNGETIRQLVLADHGIGCLSGFMINKDIAEGRLVKVLESEKLVNAGCRQVNAVYYKSSSVARRISAFIDFIQPRLTL, encoded by the coding sequence ATGCTGACGCGTTCAGATGATTTAGAGATATTACTTACAGTGGTTGATAGTGGCGGATTCTCTGCCGCCGCTGAGGCGCTTGATATTCAAGTGGCAAAGGTGTCGCGTTCAGTGACTCGTATAGAGCAACAACTGGGGGTAACAATATTAAATCGCACGACTCGTCGGGTCGATTTAACCGATGAAGGGCGGCAGTTTATTGATTCTGTGCGCTTAGGATTACAATGCTTGAACCAAGCTGAGCATGATTTAATATGCCGTGGCGATTTGCCAAAAGGGCGGCTACGAGTGAATGCAGCAAGTCCATTTGTATTTCATCAACTTGTGCCCTTAATACATGAATTTAAAGCCTGTTATCCAGATATAGACTTAGAAATTACCTCAAATGAAGGTTTCGTTGATTTACTGGAAAAGCATACCGATGTGGCAATCCGCATTGGTGAGCTGGTTGATTCAACTATGCACGCAAGGCTACTTGGTAACAGTATTTTATACTTAGTGGCAACACCAGAATATATCCGTCAACGTGGCGCTCCCAAACAAGTGTGCGAGCTTAATTATCACGACTTGGTTGGTTTTTCTGAGCCTAAAAACTTAAATCAATGGCCGTTAAAAGGAGGGTTTACAGCTAAACCCTCTATGAGGTGCAGTAATGGTGAAACCATCAGGCAGCTAGTCCTTGCCGACCACGGCATAGGTTGTCTATCTGGGTTTATGATTAACAAGGATATTGCCGAAGGCAGGCTTGTTAAGGTGTTAGAGTCGGAAAAATTAGTCAATGCTGGCTGTAGGCAAGTGAATGCGGTTTACTATAAGTCCTCTTCGGTGGCGCGGCGCATATCCGCTTTTATTGACTTTATTCAACCTAGGTTAACCTTATGA
- a CDS encoding methyl-accepting chemotaxis protein, whose protein sequence is MKISTLSLTASAILLLLAALLATTVLWSTDKRQQLELQASELQQIQQAFLLEVRPNINAYLQAGDSGTLNQARQQLTDISASIDQINLPSATNDIQTLQQFLRGFVDNLDNRYRAAGKLAGNPRQLLAHSESEMLDNNMRLAAYAEQGLAINADLAQGFLHLSRELPPLVFRLSQLTDGYLINKDSRLEASLQRSIDELNQWHNQLKKLALIGIYELEEVDEFALSADEPEQFEIGESYRNELLSLSLRYDKEVANTYQMLADNLAVQSQLTADTNQVEQQLMRLGEVHSKYDQNLKKQLQTILYSMVIIIGLFAVIYLWLQQRRVVKPLKQLNAAFLQLSESNHREQLRIDSRCETGQIAGHFNQLLHQFEQEDEQQRQQVSKVSQSLSLLIDRIKQLSNGTEQTQQVVDIAQTQTGQIRELADQVKQTSSVVEQKAALTMEHMQASQKQAEAVLDASKISHQAVSHCNQSLDQLSTSVTDVSQIIDVIGNIAEQTNLLALNAAIEAARAGEQGRGFAVVADEVRNLSHRTQSSLKDILNILEQLTVSNKALTDSVQGIGEATQSQQARATNLLDVAKTVQAQAQEMVSTAKQGTDFANQQVNYLDEFGTAMDSLKHHAQSASDQSHHIASEVAESVNSIEQSLGIEAELVASAATKKGPF, encoded by the coding sequence ATGAAGATTTCCACTCTTTCTTTAACAGCTTCGGCGATCTTGTTGCTGCTAGCAGCCCTACTAGCTACTACTGTACTTTGGAGCACTGATAAACGTCAGCAACTAGAGTTACAAGCTTCCGAACTACAACAAATCCAACAAGCTTTTTTGCTTGAAGTCCGCCCTAATATCAATGCGTACCTTCAAGCCGGCGACAGTGGCACATTAAACCAAGCAAGACAGCAACTCACCGACATTTCAGCGAGCATCGACCAAATAAACTTACCTTCAGCAACGAACGACATTCAAACCCTACAGCAATTTCTGCGTGGTTTTGTTGATAACCTGGATAATCGCTACCGCGCAGCAGGAAAGCTTGCGGGCAATCCAAGGCAGCTACTCGCTCACTCAGAGTCCGAAATGCTCGACAACAATATGCGTCTGGCAGCTTATGCCGAACAAGGTTTAGCTATCAATGCTGATTTAGCCCAAGGCTTTTTACACCTTAGCCGCGAGCTACCGCCACTGGTATTTAGGTTATCGCAGCTCACAGATGGCTATTTAATTAACAAAGACTCGCGTTTAGAAGCCAGTTTACAGCGAAGTATTGACGAGCTTAATCAATGGCATAACCAACTCAAAAAACTAGCACTTATTGGTATTTATGAGCTTGAAGAAGTCGATGAGTTTGCCCTAAGCGCCGATGAGCCAGAACAGTTTGAAATTGGTGAAAGTTACCGTAATGAGCTATTAAGTTTAAGCCTACGCTACGATAAAGAAGTGGCCAATACTTACCAAATGTTGGCTGACAACTTAGCCGTTCAGTCGCAGCTCACCGCTGACACGAATCAAGTAGAGCAGCAACTAATGCGCTTGGGTGAAGTCCACAGTAAATACGATCAAAATTTGAAAAAACAATTACAAACCATTCTGTATTCGATGGTGATCATTATTGGTTTATTTGCAGTGATCTATTTATGGCTACAACAACGCCGAGTGGTTAAACCGCTAAAGCAACTTAATGCCGCTTTTTTGCAACTAAGTGAATCAAACCACCGCGAGCAATTACGCATAGATAGCCGCTGCGAAACAGGTCAAATTGCAGGTCATTTTAATCAGTTACTGCATCAGTTCGAGCAAGAAGATGAACAACAGCGACAACAGGTCAGCAAAGTATCACAATCTTTGAGTTTACTGATAGATCGTATTAAACAGTTATCCAATGGTACAGAGCAAACTCAGCAAGTGGTTGATATTGCCCAAACGCAAACTGGGCAAATACGTGAACTTGCCGATCAAGTTAAACAAACGTCATCTGTAGTTGAGCAAAAAGCGGCGCTGACAATGGAACATATGCAAGCAAGCCAGAAACAAGCTGAAGCTGTACTAGATGCCTCCAAAATCTCGCATCAAGCAGTGAGCCACTGTAATCAATCCTTAGACCAACTATCCACTTCGGTGACTGACGTATCACAAATTATTGATGTCATTGGCAACATTGCTGAGCAAACCAATTTGTTAGCATTAAACGCAGCCATTGAAGCAGCCCGTGCAGGTGAGCAAGGGCGAGGCTTTGCGGTTGTTGCAGATGAGGTGCGTAATTTATCTCATCGCACCCAAAGCTCGCTAAAAGACATTCTCAATATTTTGGAGCAGTTAACAGTTTCAAACAAAGCCTTAACCGACAGTGTCCAAGGTATTGGCGAAGCCACCCAAAGCCAGCAAGCGCGGGCAACAAATTTGTTAGACGTGGCGAAAACAGTGCAAGCACAAGCGCAAGAGATGGTCAGTACTGCCAAACAAGGCACTGACTTTGCGAATCAACAAGTGAACTACCTCGATGAATTTGGCACCGCAATGGACAGCTTAAAACACCATGCACAAAGCGCATCAGATCAAAGCCATCATATTGCATCTGAAGTCGCTGAATCTGTTAATTCAATTGAACAAAGCTTAGGGATAGAAGCAGAATTAGTCGCGTCTGCAGCAACAAAGAAAGGGCCTTTTTAG
- the envZ gene encoding two-component system sensor histidine kinase EnvZ produces MKLKWWQRFLPRNSFSQTVLLIGSLLLINQLVSYLSVTVYFIKPSYEQINQLIARQINLLFIDGVELSRDHLTIVDALNAKVRDDEMKIYNQQNAVAAGLDSATYYGFLSEQMSEYLGGEAEVRFSQGTQLQVWIRPPQAPTLWIKVPLTGLNENDLSPLTLYLLVIGALSVAGGWWFARRLNRPLKRLQRAAVTVSKGEFPKPLPLSGSSEIVEVTHAFNQMSHSMKQLEQDRALLMAGISHDLRTPLTRIRLASEMMVDEDKYLQEGIINDIEDMDDIIKQFIAYVRHDQESVREPNQINRLIQEISQQEVNRDGEIELDLQECPLVPFQSVAIKRVLSNLVENGFRYGGGWIKISSKHKPKYVSFIVEDNGPGINEAKIDELFQPFTQGDSARGSVGSGLGLAIVKRIIDRHHGKIELSNRPEGGLKAQVWLPIDNS; encoded by the coding sequence ATCAAACTGAAGTGGTGGCAGCGTTTTCTGCCACGCAATTCTTTCAGTCAAACGGTATTACTCATTGGTAGTTTGTTGCTGATTAACCAACTGGTTTCTTATCTTTCTGTGACGGTTTATTTTATTAAGCCTAGCTACGAACAAATTAACCAACTCATTGCCCGTCAAATAAACCTGTTGTTTATTGATGGGGTTGAGCTCTCCCGTGATCATCTCACCATTGTTGATGCGCTAAACGCTAAAGTGCGTGACGATGAGATGAAAATCTATAACCAGCAAAATGCGGTTGCAGCAGGACTTGATTCTGCAACCTACTACGGTTTTTTGTCAGAACAAATGTCAGAGTACCTTGGCGGTGAAGCTGAAGTACGTTTTTCTCAAGGCACACAACTGCAAGTATGGATTCGACCTCCCCAAGCACCCACATTATGGATAAAAGTCCCACTAACTGGCTTAAATGAAAATGATTTATCGCCACTGACACTTTACCTATTAGTCATTGGCGCGCTAAGTGTTGCCGGTGGATGGTGGTTTGCTCGTAGGCTCAACAGACCCCTTAAACGTTTACAGCGTGCTGCAGTGACCGTTTCAAAAGGCGAGTTTCCTAAGCCATTGCCATTAAGTGGCTCTTCTGAGATTGTTGAAGTAACCCATGCTTTTAATCAAATGTCCCATAGCATGAAACAGCTTGAGCAAGACCGCGCCCTACTAATGGCAGGGATATCGCACGATCTTCGCACCCCGCTGACTCGTATTCGCCTCGCATCAGAAATGATGGTCGATGAAGACAAGTATCTTCAAGAAGGCATTATCAATGATATTGAAGATATGGATGACATCATTAAGCAATTTATTGCCTATGTACGTCACGATCAAGAAAGTGTACGCGAGCCTAATCAAATCAATCGCCTAATCCAAGAAATTAGCCAGCAAGAGGTTAATCGTGATGGTGAAATCGAGTTAGATCTACAAGAGTGTCCATTGGTACCCTTTCAAAGTGTCGCCATTAAACGGGTACTGAGTAACTTAGTTGAAAATGGATTTAGATATGGCGGTGGCTGGATAAAAATCAGCTCTAAACATAAGCCCAAATATGTCAGCTTTATTGTCGAAGACAACGGCCCTGGCATTAATGAAGCTAAAATCGATGAACTATTTCAACCATTCACCCAAGGCGATAGCGCCCGTGGTTCAGTAGGGTCTGGCCTAGGTTTGGCCATTGTGAAGCGGATTATTGACCGTCACCACGGAAAAATTGAACTGAGTAACCGTCCTGAAGGCGGCTTAAAAGCACAAGTATGGTTGCCAATAGATAATAGTTAA
- the hutX gene encoding heme utilization cystosolic carrier protein HutX — protein sequence MAVSVEQIKQYLADNPAAMPGQVAAELAITELEVVNALPVEQLVLLPLSEKDSLLASLPEWGNMTTIVSASGSIFEFKGSFPKGKYAHGYYNLITKGEGLHGHLKLDDISAIALISKPFRGTESHSINFFGAQGEVVFKVYLGRDKKRVLLSDQVERFQALKDSVLAVA from the coding sequence ATGGCTGTATCAGTAGAACAAATTAAACAGTATTTAGCAGATAACCCAGCAGCAATGCCAGGGCAAGTTGCTGCTGAGTTAGCAATCACAGAACTTGAAGTGGTTAACGCCTTACCAGTCGAGCAGTTGGTATTACTGCCTTTATCAGAAAAAGATAGCTTATTGGCGTCGCTACCTGAGTGGGGCAACATGACCACTATCGTATCCGCTTCAGGTAGTATTTTTGAATTTAAAGGCTCGTTTCCTAAAGGAAAATATGCCCATGGTTATTACAACTTAATCACCAAAGGTGAAGGACTACATGGTCATTTAAAATTAGATGATATTAGTGCTATTGCTTTGATCAGTAAACCGTTTAGAGGGACCGAAAGCCACTCAATTAACTTCTTCGGTGCACAAGGTGAAGTAGTCTTTAAAGTGTATTTAGGTCGAGATAAAAAGCGCGTGCTGCTAAGCGATCAAGTTGAGCGCTTCCAAGCGTTGAAAGACAGTGTGCTCGCAGTGGCTTGA
- a CDS encoding helix-turn-helix domain-containing protein encodes MHSKGGILNGWMIPPIDSLVARYVECYWFINTVKDDDGIAHPKLNPDTCGHLILTPKYQAYDYQSEAYSTQGKGSHWLFPYNKTYTMDHSEPMTLLGIKFHTGALYSLNLEPNTVEVNRIAQVDVEQLFQQFPPKPDSNLAAQLNVSLDSYLESSLASLLQVGQQDQTACAELLDQLLLPWVSTAKDDKHSELVRKAIALPPEVVISQMGQQLHCSQRTLERSFLRVTGMTLKQCQSINKLDNLLTHLSKHENNDINWSDIAQQFGFSDQPHLIRYLKNAIGNTPREYAKSREFVIDIYGNFE; translated from the coding sequence ATGCACTCCAAAGGCGGCATCTTGAACGGCTGGATGATCCCACCAATTGATAGCCTTGTTGCCCGTTATGTCGAATGCTATTGGTTTATTAACACCGTCAAAGATGACGATGGTATCGCTCACCCAAAGCTTAACCCTGATACTTGTGGACATTTAATTCTCACGCCTAAATATCAAGCTTATGACTATCAATCTGAGGCCTACTCCACTCAAGGAAAAGGCAGTCATTGGTTATTTCCTTATAATAAAACCTACACTATGGATCATAGTGAACCGATGACCTTACTTGGAATTAAATTTCATACTGGTGCACTGTACTCATTAAATCTTGAGCCCAATACTGTTGAGGTAAACCGTATTGCTCAAGTTGATGTGGAGCAACTATTCCAGCAATTTCCGCCAAAGCCAGATAGCAATTTAGCAGCTCAATTAAACGTATCTTTAGACTCATATTTAGAATCATCTTTAGCATCATTGCTACAAGTAGGCCAACAGGATCAAACGGCCTGCGCAGAACTGCTAGACCAATTACTGCTGCCTTGGGTGAGCACCGCAAAAGATGATAAACACAGTGAATTAGTCAGAAAAGCCATTGCGCTACCACCTGAAGTGGTCATTTCGCAAATGGGACAGCAGTTACATTGCTCCCAGCGAACCTTAGAGCGCAGCTTTTTACGTGTAACAGGGATGACATTAAAACAATGTCAGTCAATCAATAAGCTCGATAATCTACTGACGCATTTATCAAAACATGAAAATAATGATATTAATTGGAGCGATATTGCGCAGCAATTTGGTTTTAGCGATCAACCGCATTTAATCCGCTATTTGAAAAATGCCATTGGCAATACCCCTAGAGAGTACGCCAAATCAAGAGAGTTCGTGATTGATATATATGGCAATTTTGAGTAA
- the hmpA gene encoding NO-inducible flavohemoprotein: MLDQHTKDVVKSTIPLLEAAGPALTTHFYQRMFEHNPELKDVFNLAHQHTGGQPVALFNAVAAYAKNIDNLEALGTAVERIAHKHTGFLIKPEQYAIVGGHLLATLKELGGDAVTEEVLTAWGNAYGFLADIFINREAQLYQQTAAKTGGWEGKRRFVVKAKTVESSVITSFLLEPEDGGSVVDFTPGQYLSVSLEHEQLEFKEIRQYSLSDAPNGNTYRISVKRESEGKVSNLLHDHYLVGDVIDVVAPAGDFVLATAAQTPVVLLSAGVGVTPMKSMLNQLLSQSHQADITWVHACEDGAQHGFKDAIKAKRNANTHLESYVWYRQPLATDLPAEDFDFEGTIALENIAERIVPNAQYYFCGPIGFMKAIKQQLLALNVPESQIHYEVFGPHSDL, encoded by the coding sequence ATGTTAGATCAGCATACTAAAGACGTTGTTAAGAGCACTATTCCATTACTAGAAGCGGCAGGTCCTGCGCTAACCACTCATTTTTATCAACGTATGTTCGAACATAACCCTGAGTTAAAAGATGTATTTAACTTGGCTCATCAACACACTGGCGGTCAGCCTGTTGCATTATTTAATGCCGTTGCCGCTTACGCTAAAAATATAGATAACTTAGAAGCCCTTGGCACTGCCGTTGAGCGTATTGCCCATAAACACACTGGCTTTTTAATTAAACCTGAGCAATATGCCATTGTTGGCGGCCATCTTCTAGCCACGTTAAAAGAGTTGGGTGGTGATGCAGTGACTGAAGAAGTCCTAACCGCTTGGGGCAATGCTTATGGCTTTTTAGCCGACATCTTTATCAATCGTGAAGCGCAGCTTTATCAGCAAACCGCTGCGAAAACTGGTGGCTGGGAAGGTAAGCGCCGTTTTGTTGTAAAGGCTAAAACAGTAGAGTCTTCAGTGATTACTTCATTTTTATTAGAGCCAGAAGACGGTGGATCAGTTGTCGACTTTACTCCTGGGCAGTACTTAAGCGTGTCGCTTGAGCATGAACAATTAGAGTTTAAAGAAATTCGTCAGTATTCATTATCAGATGCACCTAATGGCAACACTTACCGCATTAGTGTTAAGCGTGAATCAGAAGGCAAGGTGTCGAACTTGCTTCATGATCATTACCTAGTAGGCGATGTGATTGATGTTGTAGCGCCAGCAGGTGACTTTGTATTGGCTACAGCAGCACAAACACCAGTAGTGTTATTATCAGCTGGTGTGGGTGTGACGCCAATGAAGAGCATGCTTAACCAGTTACTGTCTCAATCACACCAAGCAGATATTACGTGGGTTCATGCCTGTGAAGACGGTGCGCAGCATGGCTTTAAAGATGCGATAAAAGCTAAGCGCAATGCCAATACTCACCTTGAAAGTTACGTGTGGTATCGTCAACCATTAGCGACAGATTTACCCGCTGAAGATTTTGATTTTGAAGGGACAATTGCACTGGAAAATATCGCTGAGCGTATTGTGCCAAATGCACAGTATTATTTCTGTGGCCCTATTGGGTTTATGAAGGCGATTAAGCAGCAGTTACTCGCGCTTAATGTGCCAGAGTCGCAAATTCATTACGAAGTGTTTGGCCCACATTCAGACTTATAA
- a CDS encoding dihydrofolate reductase family protein, giving the protein MSNIVFIATSLDGYIADKNNNIDWLHDMPNPEGSDMGYSVFMSRIDALVMGRNTYEKVMSFDCDWPYHKPVFVLSNTLTTVAPEVADKVFIVNGELEQVVNELNQKGFNELYIDGGATIQNFLKQDMIDELIITTIPTLLGGGISLFGELAAPLKFKHISSQQHLGCLVTNSFIRVRED; this is encoded by the coding sequence ATGAGTAATATTGTGTTCATTGCAACTAGCCTTGATGGCTATATCGCTGACAAAAACAATAATATTGATTGGCTTCACGATATGCCAAACCCAGAAGGTTCAGATATGGGGTACAGTGTTTTTATGAGTCGAATCGATGCATTGGTTATGGGCCGTAATACCTATGAAAAGGTGATGAGTTTTGACTGTGACTGGCCTTATCACAAACCTGTATTTGTACTTAGCAATACCCTGACAACAGTTGCCCCTGAAGTGGCGGATAAGGTGTTTATTGTTAACGGTGAACTTGAACAAGTAGTGAATGAGCTTAATCAAAAAGGGTTTAACGAACTGTATATCGATGGCGGTGCGACGATTCAAAACTTTTTAAAGCAAGATATGATTGATGAGCTGATCATTACTACCATTCCGACTTTACTCGGCGGCGGTATTTCTTTGTTTGGTGAGTTGGCTGCGCCGTTAAAATTCAAACATATCAGCAGTCAACAGCATCTAGGTTGTTTAGTGACAAATAGCTTTATTCGAGTACGCGAAGACTAA